The nucleotide sequence ACCGCCGCGTATTGGACGTCGTCGACGTGTGCGGCATGACAACTGTTGCAGTTCAATTGTCGATGGGCTGCATCGGAACGCATCGGCAGTCGCGCCATTGCCACTTGCATTTCGGGCAAGCCGACGGCCAGACGCATCCCGTGTTTGCCTCGCAGAAACGTTTCGGATTGTCGTGCGTGACAATGGCGGCATGTGTCCAGCGCGACGTGATCGTTCCAAGCGGTGCCGAATCCCGCCGTTGTTGTGGTGCCATGATTCGCGAGGGAATCTTCCGCTTCGGGCTGATGGCATTGCGTGCAGTTCACGCCTGCGGCGAAGTGGGCGCTGGATGACCATTGCCGAACGATTTGCGGATCCGCATCGCTGATGTCCGGTACAACCTGCGTTTGCGTTTCTTGTGTTTGGTCGTCACCGTTTTGCTGAGAGGTCAACAAGATCAGCGTGGCATCATCCAAGATGTCTGCTTCGCCGTGGTGTTCGTCCAAGTACTTTTCGTACAACGCACGGTTGTCGTGATAGTTGTGGCACCCCGTGGTGGCGCAACTGTCGTAACGCATGCCTTCGTGGCTCACGCGGCTTTCGGCAACGTCTTGATGACAATGCCAACAATAGTCGCGGGGAATGGTCAGCCCCATCGCCAGCGTTCTTTCGGCGACGTGTTCACGGTGACACGAAAGACAGCTTTGGGCATCCAGGGTCTTCAGCAAGTCGGCGTGCACCGGATCGTTGAATTTCGATGCCGGGTGGGTGTCGTTGGCGGTGTCCAAGTCGGTTTCGTGGCATCGCAAACAGGCATCTTGCATCACATTGGACGCGTTTGATTCGTCATTGCCGCCATTGGTTTGGTGGCACTGGTTGCAAGCCAATTCAATTTGATAGTGGCCGTGGGTTGTTTCGCCTGGCAGAAATATGCGTCGGGCGACCGTGGTGCTGGGGGCGACCAGGGCGTACGTGGCAACACCGGCGATGGCCATATTCATGACCATCCAGACGGCGAATTTCGGTGATGCAGGGACAGGCAGCTTCATGTCGTCAGTCGCGAAACCAATAAAATGAAACGACATG is from Crateriforma conspicua and encodes:
- a CDS encoding ammonia-forming cytochrome c nitrite reductase subunit c552 → MKLPVPASPKFAVWMVMNMAIAGVATYALVAPSTTVARRIFLPGETTHGHYQIELACNQCHQTNGGNDESNASNVMQDACLRCHETDLDTANDTHPASKFNDPVHADLLKTLDAQSCLSCHREHVAERTLAMGLTIPRDYCWHCHQDVAESRVSHEGMRYDSCATTGCHNYHDNRALYEKYLDEHHGEADILDDATLILLTSQQNGDDQTQETQTQVVPDISDADPQIVRQWSSSAHFAAGVNCTQCHQPEAEDSLANHGTTTTAGFGTAWNDHVALDTCRHCHARQSETFLRGKHGMRLAVGLPEMQVAMARLPMRSDAAHRQLNCNSCHAAHVDDVQYAAVDACLGCHNDDHSLAYLDSSHAELWRQERSGDIDAGRGVTCATCHMPRVATGDDTFVNHNQNSVLRPVETMVRDVCQRCHGLEFSLNAVADPELAQTCFDRPPEQTVTSVEMAHEWFEQRRKRQQSRKRSGSR